Proteins from a single region of Haloterrigena alkaliphila:
- a CDS encoding nucleoside phosphorylase produces the protein MTDDADVSDSEDPNADVQYHLEVGPDDVADTVLLPGNPERLEKIVAHWDDHEIRAHHREYRTATGTYEGTPISVTSTGIGGPSAAIAVEELARVDSNTFIRVGSCGAIQPEMDVGDLVITTGAVRQEGTSDEYVREDYPAAADYEVVSALVAAAERLGYDYHTGVTMSADAFYPGQGRPGFEGFEAAGADELVADLKAANVKNIEMEASAILTLANLYGLRAGAVCSVYANRETGEFRTEGESRAAETATLATHLLAEMDRVKREAGADRWHAGLSLEE, from the coding sequence CGATGCCGACGTGAGCGACAGCGAAGACCCGAACGCCGACGTCCAGTACCACCTCGAGGTCGGCCCCGACGACGTGGCCGACACCGTGCTCCTGCCGGGGAATCCGGAGCGACTCGAGAAGATCGTGGCCCACTGGGACGACCACGAGATCAGGGCCCACCACCGGGAGTACCGGACCGCGACGGGCACCTACGAGGGAACGCCGATCTCGGTCACGTCGACGGGGATCGGCGGGCCCTCGGCCGCGATCGCCGTCGAGGAACTCGCGCGCGTGGACAGTAACACGTTCATCCGGGTGGGTTCCTGCGGCGCGATCCAGCCCGAGATGGACGTGGGCGATCTGGTGATCACCACCGGCGCGGTGCGCCAGGAGGGGACCAGCGACGAGTACGTCCGCGAGGACTACCCCGCCGCGGCCGACTACGAGGTCGTGAGCGCGCTGGTCGCCGCCGCCGAACGCCTCGGCTACGACTACCACACCGGCGTCACGATGAGCGCCGACGCCTTCTACCCGGGGCAGGGACGGCCCGGCTTCGAGGGGTTCGAGGCCGCCGGGGCCGACGAACTGGTCGCGGATCTCAAAGCGGCGAACGTCAAGAACATCGAGATGGAGGCCAGCGCCATCCTCACGCTGGCGAACCTCTACGGCCTGCGCGCCGGGGCGGTCTGTTCAGTCTACGCCAACCGCGAGACCGGCGAGTTCCGGACGGAAGGCGAGTCACGCGCCGCCGAGACCGCGACGCTCGCGACCCACCTTCTCGCCGAGATGGACCGCGTCAAGCGCGAGGCCGGCGCCGATCGGTGGCACGCGGGCCTCTCGCTCGAGGAGTGA